In the Oncorhynchus gorbuscha isolate QuinsamMale2020 ecotype Even-year linkage group LG05, OgorEven_v1.0, whole genome shotgun sequence genome, one interval contains:
- the LOC124035737 gene encoding general transcription factor II-I repeat domain-containing protein 2-like: MAKRKVDTENRGFQTRWESEYLFTEVAGKPVCLLCGESVAVLKEYNLRRHYETKHADNNKNMDMEQRLQKAEELKRGLKSRQALFKKAKSQGQAAVKASFILAEEIAKSARPFTEGDFIKNCMIKVCDEVCPEKRQLFLNVSLSRNTIAERVDQLSINLKEQLVKKGKDFIAYSLAVDESTDISDIAQLSIFIRGVDSSLSVTEEFLALRPMHGTTTGHDLYEEVSRCVNEMELPWEKLVGLTTDGAPAMCGHRSGLVEKIREKMQEENATGELTAYHCIIHQEALCGKALKMEHVMSIITRTVNFIRAKGLNHRQFKAFLTELETEHGDLPYHTEVRWLSQGKVLQRCFELREEICLFLDSKGKDTTQLRDEMFLCEMAFLCDITSHLNAMNLQLQGRDRVISDMYSTVKAFKTKLTLWETQMRKENLSHFPSCQTMKEKLSTSAFPSAQLADKIGMLAADFRRRFADFEAQKSRLELLGNPFAVDVESSPPNLQMELIDLQCNDALRAKYAAVGAAEFARFLPDTMPLLCIQAAQTLSMFGSTYLCEQLFSLMNLNKTSHRSRLTAEHLHSILRISSAQSLTPNIDEPLE; encoded by the coding sequence atggcaaaacggaaggtggacactgagaaccgggggtttcaaacaaggtgggagtcggagtatttgttcacggaggtagctggaaaacctgtgtgtcttctgtgtggagaaagtgtggcggtactgaaagagtataatctgagacgacattatgaaacgaaacacgcggacaacaacaagaatatggacatggaacaaaggctacaaaaggcagaggaattaaaacgaggcctcaaatctcgacaggctctgttcaaaaaagccaaatcacaaggccaggctgctgtcaaggccagttttattttggcagaagagatcgctaaatcagcccggccatttacggagggggatttcatcaaaaactgcatgattaaagtttgtgacgaagtttgcccagaaaaaaggcaactctttttaaatgtgagtctgagcagaaacaccattgccgagagagtagaccagttgtccatcaatctaaaagagcagcttgtgaaaaagggaaaagatttcattgcatattccttggctgtggatgagagcaccgacatttctgacattgcccagttgtcaattttcatccgcggagtggactccagcctaagcgtgacagaggagtttttggctttacgtcctatgcatggcacaactacggggcatgatttgtatgaagaggtgtcaagatgtgtaaatgagatggagctgccttgggaaaaacttgtgggtttgacaaccgacggagcacctgcgatgtgtggacacaggagcggactggtggagaagatacgggaaaagatgcaagaggaaaacgcgacaggtgagctgacagcttatcattgtatcatacaccaagaagcgttgtgcggtaaagccttgaaaatggagcatgtaatgagcatcatcacgcgcacagttaactttatcagagccaaaggtttgaatcaccgccagttcaaggcatttctgacggagttagaaacggagcatggtgatttgccttatcacacagaggtgcgatggctaagccagggaaaggtgcttcaaagatgtttcgagcttcgtgaggagatttgtctgttcttggacagcaaagggaaagacacaacacaactccgagacgaaatgtttctgtgtgaaatggcttttctgtgtgacattacgagtcatctgaatgcaatgaacttgcagctgcagggtcgggatcgtgtcatctctgatatgtacagtacagtgaaggcatttaaaaccaaactgactctgtgggagacgcagatgcggaaagaaaatttgagccactttcccagctgccagaccatgaaagagaagctctctaccagtgcgttcccgagcgcacagttggctgataaaataggtatgcttgccgctgactttcgacgccgatttgctgactttgaagcacaaaaaagcaggttggaactgctcggtaacccatttgctgttgacgtggaaagctcaccaccaaacctccaaatggagttgattgacctccaatgcaatgatgcactgagggcaaaatatgcggcagtgggtgctgcggagttcgcccgtttcctccccgacacaatgcccctgctgtgcatccaggctgctcaaacgttgtctatgtttggcagcacatacctgtgtgaacaactgttttctttgatgaacttgaacaaaacatcacacagaagtcgacttactgctgaacacctccactcaattctgaggatttcctcagctcagagccttaccccgaacattgatgaacctTTGGAatag